Part of the Gadus macrocephalus chromosome 22, ASM3116895v1 genome, ACTGACTGCGAGGAAGGAAATTCACAACACACCATTGTTGGAATCACAGGTGTCATTTGAGACGCTGGTTACTCACTTGATCTGATCTTTTTATAAAGGGGGACGTCAGGCCTCTTGTAGAGCTGGAATACAAGTTAAGGAACATGTGATGAGCACAAAGGGAAAAGCAGGGAAAACACTTCTCCAAATACATTTGAATGGCTTGACAAGACTGATCACCTGGTCGTGTTTCCACAGCCACAAGATGTCGTAAGGCAACTGGAAATCAATGCGCTTCTGTCTTAAGTACTTGCCTAAAGAAAAGCAAACAAGAAGAGGTGAAACGAGCGCCAATGCAAGCTGTGTATGAGAGGAAGAAAAAATATTGGCAGAATACGTTTGACAGGATGTCTTAGAATACAACTTCGGCAGTATATATGCATGCTCATCTGTGTTTGCAGTTTATAAAGATATAGTTTGTTCTGTACTAGTGTGAGGTGACGTATGCTTTTCTAGAAGTAAGTTCTGTATTCCCTGAATTTGACTGTGTGCCATCACATTGATGCATTTCCCTTCATACTGCAGTTATGGCCTTATTTGGTCAACTAAGACAAATAATCCATAACCGGGTAACGTAACACATTTCTAGACATACCAACGTGAATCGGTGCGGGGAACAGGCCATGTTCATGTTCCCCGGGAATATACTCCAGCTTCTCTTTTTTCAGCTGCAGAAGCTGGCTCCGGGGGCTATTGCACAAAAGCACAGACATTACAACAACGACCACAGAAGGTTACATTTGGTACGATTTATTCCATTCGGTATTATACATGTGTGACTTTTAGTTTTCTCAGAGCGGTAGAACTCTTTCATTGACACTCACTCATCAGACTTATACACATCAGAGTAAAGCCCCGCCTTCTGGAACTTTTTCTTTGGAGGTCTGGCAGGCCTCTTCTCCCGTTGGCTGGTTATAGGCATGGGCGGAGCCTTCTCCCTGGAGACGGTGCCTGGGCGTTCCGGGGAGCAGTTGCCATCTGGCTTGCTTTCCAGTGAGCTAAAATTAGAACCATGACTTGGTCTCTAATGTTCTTGTGATAAGTCAGTTTGATAAATGttatatgtgtacatatatatctatttatACTTTTCTTACATAAGTCCTTGTAAAATGTGTTATCTTCAAGTTGCCCAACATGGGAAATCTTACATGACAAAAATAGTGTCTAAAGTGTCCTTGCAATAAAAAGTTTGCTTACCCCCGAAAAAGGTGGAGGTCTTCCGGTGTGATCCAGCCTCTTCCTCCCCCGGGTGCAGGCCTTGCAACCAGGCCGCCCACGTTCTCCACTCTGCCTGCAGAACCCTCCCCGGCCTCTACTGCTTCCCcgtcctcttccccctctccctcctccccttccacgtcctcctccccctcctcctccccctccccctccccctcctcctcctcctcctcctcctcgtcctcgtcctcatccccgtctccctcccagtGTTTCCTCTTCGGCCCCTTCCTGCGTTGGCCCTGGACCACTACCTCGATGGCGTCCGTCACCGtgtccccctcccaccctctggCCAGGGGCCCTCCCCCTACCCGGTCCCTCTCCCCCGCGCGCTGCCGACTCTGGGTCGCCTCGGTCAGCGgcgtgggcggcggcggcggcggtgtggggggggacgggggcgaGGGCGGCGGCGACGGCAGCGGGTACTTCCGGGGGCGCCCGGGTCCCCGCTTCTTCACCACGTTGTTCCCCGTGCGCGCCTGCCTCTGCAGCTTCTTGGCGCGCAGGATCTTGTTGACGTGGTGGAGGCTGTGTTTGGGGGTGTTGCCGGCGGGGTGGGGCTGGccgtggttgtggtggtggtggtggtggtgcgctGTGTGGGACTGCGGCGGGTCCATGCAGTAGTCCCGGCAGGGCGAGAGGCGCGTCGAGGCGGCGGCAGTGGTGGCGTGCGGGTGGAACAGAGGCGGCTGATGGGTCTGGCCAGCGGAGGAGCCTTGataagagagacacagaggggacGGATGGAGGCTCTCATAATTAGTGACAGGGAAAGTGGCTGAGTAACTTCAAAATTAATCAGTAGCTCGCCAATTCCACATGTGAGTCGTTTATAGAAGAATGTGGTTGTCCCCTCATGATGTTTACCACTACATTCGAGCCACGGTTGTCAGACACCGACCATCTGCTCTTCGCACTAagatccccccaaaaaaagaagaattagGATAATTAAGCAATTTAAGACAAAGGGATGCCATGCtgatgtgtatttatgtgacCACAGGTAGTCTGATCTGACGGGCACGCTGCGATGCCGATAGCAGCTGTTAAGCCGTCGCACTGGCATCTTTCCAACGCGTTGCACACTTTGCGTCCAGCTCTCACATAATTGCCCAATTGCAGTGCCAGCAAGGACCATTCCGCAGCCATTAGGTGTATCAGCTCCTAATAATAGGGCTGCGTGGTAGCAGGTCTTCCACTGTGACAGAGTACCACGCCGCAAGTAGTTCTTGCTTTATTAATCGCCCCgtcctttatttaactatttttcctacccccctgtcctccttgtctctccctctcctgcactCTGTCTCTGCTTTCATCCCTCATCCTGGCTTTTCCCTTCTCGTTCTTGTCCGGCCATTCATTAAACGCCACCATGGCAATGATCTGCTTTAATAACTCAACACTGAGCTCCTTCCAAGACACTGGGTCTATGTGCACCCTCagtctctgcctctttctcttcACCCAACCCCTGCCCACTTTAGTCACAGAACATCTTTACCAGCGCTGTTCCAGCGGCCGGCTTGCCCGCACTCCTTCGCCAGTGCCCTGTGACTTTAGAAGACCCCCCATCACTCATCATTCCCGCCCCGCCTAAACTGCAATGACTTTTGACCCACACAATTTTTTACACACCGTCTTCGGTGCTCGCTTGCTTGATGTCCTCTCTGTCCTTCACGTCTCGAGAACCCGGTTTACATTTTATGGCATGCCTTGTTAACCATTTCACTGCTTCTTGTCCGGCGTCAAGCTCACCCCCCACCCTGTCATCCATTAGCCTTTTGCGGACGCAATTCCATCAGCCCACACCCCCATGCCCACACGTTGCTCTGTAAATACTCGGGCACGACCTTTCCACAGGCCTGTTTGTTTAATAATTTGCTATTtgaacccggctcatttaaaGCAAGCTTCCTCAATACTGTCTGCGGTTTCCCCTTTTCTTTGACACTTATTTCCACTCAgcctttctcctccgtgctctCTCCTCGACCACATCCTCCTCTCATCAtttacccctctcctcctccctccaccgccctctccatcaccctcttccgtctcctcccctccgctTCTCCTAATTTGGTCCACAGTGTGTCCCTCCCAGCGCTAATCTCTCATCTAGGATTTACACCGCCTGGGTCTGAGCTGCTGTCTCACACTGAAACAAAAAGTCTATCGCCATCACCAGCCAACATCAACATCCCAcacgctgtcacacacacacacacacagacgcacacagacacacacacacacacacactgccttagTGCTCTCCAGCAGGGCGGATTAGGCCCGGCGGCGACGACGTTTGTTGGCGGAGACATGAGACTAAGCCCCTTACCAGGTGCCTCTGATCTAAGTGTCTACCAAATATAGCCCCGGCACAACACACTCCTCCCCTGGCCTCACTGTCAAAACTACGGCCCTTGTTGAAACGCAATATCCACTGTGGCCGCGGTACAACACACACTGCGGCGGTGGCCACCGCAGAGACTGcagagaggagttggagctctTATGAAGGGCCGGCCCTGCCAAGCCCTTAATCACCAATAAGGGCTACCAAAAGTCAAGGCTAGAAAATGCACAGTTTTGTTCTGCGTCCTCTGTACTTTTGTGGGGCTGCTTCTACTTTAGGCGTACTTCTTGTGGTATTTTCCAGTGTGCCCAGACTGAAGCGACGGTTATTAATGCTTGAGAGACAAAGGAGGGAACTTGATTGAAACAAATTGATTCCATGGTCAACCGTGGAACACGCAGCCCTCCCCGTCTCTTGTCTGGCCTCTCCAGACAGTTTCAAGGAGTCTGAGCCTGCTGAGCGACAGCGAGCAAACATGGCCAGAGTGCTCACTTTAGGTCTGCCATTCAGGGGATTCTCTGAGGGTTATTAGGACCGTTCTCTCATGTGAAACCCCTGCCGCCATGAATTATTAGCACTGTCTATCCACCTCATTCATGGCCATGTCCTCCTGCCATTAAGCCTTAAATTCGTATTCTTTCACAGTGAGGTTAAAAAAGTATTTGCACGCACAATAACCTTCAACTGATGTCCTTCATCATTTAGGCCAGAACAAGATTTCCGTGCAAATTGATTAATCAGAATCAAACGCGACAGGACTACAGTATTCACAGAGGATTTACTGACTCTACTACCAAGCCTCCAAGAACAAATTAATACAAGAGGAAATGCCTTCCAGCCTCATACTGCACTTATTTCTGGTggctaaaaataaagaaaatgcttTTTTTGTCCTCTCCACAAAGCGAGCAGACACAGCTGTATCTCATCCATCAGTTCCTCTATATTTGCTGCACTGTGGCAGGCCCGCCTCAAACCGCTGCCCTGTTTGTTGTAACTCAACACCCAGGTGTGGCTGACTcacccgtctccctcctctccgctGAGGTGGAGCGGTCCTTCCTCTGCGGCCGCTCCAGGAGGGCGAAGCCGGGGCCCTCCGGGGCCCCTGCCTCGGGCCTCCTGCTCCGGCCCGCTGCCTTCAGGGTGTTGCGCGTCAGGGCTGACGCAAACAGGTTGGTGTGTCCCGGGGGGTCCGGGCCTCCGGCGTCCGCCTCCTCCGTTGGCGTGAGGGGctcgtcgtcctcgtcgtcctcgtcctcctcttcatcctcgcTGTCCGAGCAGCCCGCCGGGTCTTCTGGCCGGCCGTCCGAGAAGGGCCCGCGGCCGGACGCCGCCGAGGCCGCCTGGTTCCGCGAGAGCTTCCCGTAGTCCGCCTCGCCGCCGCCCACCCTGAACCAGGAGTCGGGGGCACGGGGCTGTCCCCGCGGGACGCCGGCCCCGCCGCCCAGCGCCAGCCTGGAGGGCCCCAGGCAGGACGCCGTGCTCTCCTTGCGCTTGTACTTGTCGGCcgaggaggaagcggaggacgTGGACGAGGGCGAGTTGGCCGAGGCGGCCGCTGCCGCCACCGTCTGcttgccgccgccgcccgccgccgccgccgccaccgctccCGACTCCCGTCCGAAGCGGCACCGCTGCAGGGGTTCTGCTAGACCGGCGGCCCCGCCGGCCCTCAGCTCCGCCCTCCCCGAGGCTCCGCCCTCCGGTAGGCCCGCGCCGGCCCGGGCGGCCGCGGGGCCCCTGGCGGCCGCCGCGTCGCCCCCGTCCTGGCCGGCGCGCTCGCGGTGCTTGTGgcggtgcttgtgtttgtggtgCCAGTTGAAGGAGAGCTCCGAGGACATGGGCGGGTACAGCACCGGCGGGCGGCCCCCGCCGTGGAGCTCCTGCCGCAGCAGCTTGTGCTTCTTCTTGTGGAACTTGGAGGGGTTCAGCAGCAGGTggggcgggtggtggtggtgcatgtaggaggcggggggcgggggcggggggaacGACGGGGAGTGGTGCGAGTGGTGGGACGGCCCCGCGTGGGAGgactggtggtgggggtgcggGTACAGGGCGCTGGCCGGCGGGTAGCCCCGGTAGTAGCCCAGGCCCAGGGGCCCGGAGGAGTAGGGCATGCCGTAGGAGGGGTGGTAGAACCCCCCGCTGGGCAGGGGGAAGCCCAGGCCCGGCACGTAGGGGACGTCCGACATGGCCTCCCGGAGCTTGGGCGGGCGCCCGCGCTTCTTCTTCATGTCCGGCTTGCGGACGTAGTGCAGCGGGTCGCAGTTGTACGCCGGGTGCGGCGAGTAGTAGCCGCTGAAGTTGATCCTGAAGATGGTGGGCAGCAGGTCCCGGGAGAGGTAGTGGTGCGGTGGGGGGCCGCCGGAGCCTCccaggcccccgggggcccgggcCCCTACCGCCCCGGGCGCCCTGCCCGCCCCGGCGTGCGGGCCCATCCCGGCCCCCGGCCGGTGGCCCGCGCCGCGGTGCGCGATGCGGATCTCGCTCAGCCGCACCACGATCTCGTCCAGCTCCGCCAGGAAGTCGGGGTCCTGGCGCCGCGAGCGCAGGTGCAGGTACTTCTTCTTGCGCTTCCTCTTCTGCCTCTTCAGCTTGTCGTAGCCCGGGCAGCCGTGGCTCCGCCTCTTGCACTTGTGCTTGTGCTTCTCCTTGTGGCCCAGCAGGGAGGAGGCCGAGACCGGGGCGGCCGGGTGGGGCCGCCGCGGATCAGGGGGTGACCTGGCCCCGAGCGGGgacggggtgggggaggggtgctcCAGCATCACCGCCGAGGAGTGCCGCCGGCGGCCCCTGGCGCTGAGTCCGAGGCCCCCAGGTGCCATCGCCGAGCTCATCACCCCGGGCATCAGcaggccggccccgccccccagcccgGCGGTGAGCCCCGGGGCCACGCCCACCAGGCAGCCCGCCTTCTCGCCCCGGTCCGAGGTGCTGTTGTTGTCCGTCCCGATGCCGCTGTCGCTGGGCACCGTCTCCTCGCTGTGGGACTCGCTGACCGGCGAGGGCGTGGCCTCCTTCAGCTCGCTGAGCGGGGCGGGCGACGTGGGGTGCAGGGGCCGCGGCGGGGACAGCTTGTGGTAGTTGTAGTGCTGCCGGAAatgggcgtggtggtggtgctgctgctgctgctgctgctgctggtggaacCCGCGGCACAACGACTTCTTTTGGGCCGCCGCcaaggccgccgccgccgaggaGCCATGGATGCGGGGGTTGGGCGCCGAGAAGGTGGGCGGGGCGAAGGGGAACGAGTGGTGGCCGTGGTGGTGGGCGTGATGCGTCTGGTAGTGCGGGTGGGCGGCAAAGTGCACCGAGCCCGGCTCCACGAAGCCGCCGCCGTCGCTGGCCGGGCTGTGGCCCCCGCTGGActgggagagcgagggggaggggaacaCCTCCGACGAGGAgagctggtggtgctgctgggactggtggtggtggtggtggtggtggtgatgcagCGGGGAGGTGATGCTGGGCGACTCGGAGGGCGGACTGGAGTCCTTGGAGCCGCCGGAGAGCTTGGGTTTCCGGCCGCGCCTCTTGCCCATGTAGATCGTCCCCTTTTTGCTGACGTTGATCTGCGGCGCCAGCTTGCCCCCGAACGAGGCCGCGAGCGAGGTCAGCGACTGTTTGGCGGCGACCGCGGAACCTGCCGCCATGCTGCCGGGGCCTCGGGAGGTCTCCTCCGGCCCGGGGCCCAACAGAATCTGGCTGAGGATGCGCTTCCTCTTCACGCTCTTCATCTTGTTGATCTTGCCTATGATTGTCCTCATGATGAGCTGCCCGTTGCCTTTGGTGTGGAACAGTTTCTCCCCTCCGTCCCCCGCCTCGGGGGCCAGTGTCGGGGGTTGACCCTCgggggggagggtagggggCAGGCGCTTGGGACGGCCCCGTTTCCTGGGCATGGGTTTGGGAGGGTTGAGGTCGACCTCCGGGTGGAGGACCGGAGGGTCCTGCTCTTCTTTGGACTTGAGCAGCGATGAGTAGACCTTGGAGGGGGCCAGCTTGTTGGGGGGGCGCCCGCGGAGGGGAGCGTCCAGACGGGGCATTTTAGACTTGGGCCTCCCCCGTTTCCTCGGCTGGGGCGGGAACAGATGCGACATTGGATTTTGTGGCGGGGGAGTTGGTCTGATCTTGTTGGGGTTGGGAGGCCTGCCGACGGGCCTCTTTACCGGAGGGGGCGTGTCCATGCTCATAGACAGAGGCACGGGCCCGTCCTGGCCTTCCCGGGCCTTGTTGATAATACGGGTCCAACGGGGTTTCCTGCCCCTTCGCTTCTTCAGGGGCTTGCTGTCCTGCTCCGCCGGGGAATCGGGGGAGGAGTCCCGTGAGTCGTGCCTGAGTGGGAGCGGGGAGCCGTCCCTCTCGTCGGACTCCGGATGCGGGGCACCCCTGTGTCTCGTCAGCTCGGCGGGGAGGGTCCGGCCGGCGTCCCGGCCGGGGCTGCACCCCCGGTCCGCCCGCAGCGACTGGCCCCCGGAGCAGCGCTCCTTCCCCTCGGCCCTCCCCGTGCCTAACAGAGGGGGGCACTTGGCGAGGTCTCTGGGGCGGTCCGGCCTGTCGTGCTGCTCCCTCTCCCGGTGGCCGCTCTCCTCTTGCCGGGCTGGGCTGTCCCGTGGATGGTGTCCCGGTGCGGCGCCGGGGCCGCTGTGCTGGCCCGACGCGTCCCCCGTCCTCTCCtcgggggaggaggcggcggcgcggggcgacgaggacgacgaggcGAGCCGCGACGGCGACGGCGCGCTGTGAGGCGAGCAGTGGGAGAGGCGGGAGGGCGGCGGTTTGGCGGGGTTCCCGCCGGCCGCTTCGTGTTTGCTGTGGCCCAGGCGGCCGTGGCCGTGGGAGGGCGCGGGGCTGCTGCTGcgactactgctgctgctgttgccgctgctgctgctgccgctgctgctcccgccgccgccgccgccgccgctcgaCCTCCCGTTGCCGTCGGCGTCCTCCTTCCTGGGCGGCGCCGAGGCGGAGGACTTGCCCTCGCCGAGGCTGTCTTTGTTCCGGGAGCCGTAGGGGCGGCCGGGCGGTCGCGACACGGGCGGGGGCGGCGCCAGGTGGACCACCCGGGAGTACGTGTTCCGGTTGGCCATGGCCCGGTCCCGCTGTTTGGCGGTCGGGGCCATGAAGCCCGACGTCGGGAGCGCCGGCGAGGGGGCGATCTTCGTAGGCTTGGTGGGTTTGGGGGTCTTTGACGGTGGGCAGGTGGCTATGAGTTGGGCTAACTTCTCTGTGACAGTGGGGGCCCCCCAACATGGAAGCCCCCTGTCCTTGTCCCTCTGGTTCTCAGTGCTGTACGTGTACTGAGCGGGTTTGACACCTTGGAAGCTGGCCTCTTTCGAGGCCGGTGTGGTCATAGACGGTGCGGAGGAGAGGGATGTGAGTGGGCTGGTCTGGGGAGTAGGGGCCCTCTTCCCAGAGTGTGACGGGTGATGTGTTTTGCTGTCTGATGAGGAGCGATGCAGATTGAGGGGTCTCTCGGGCATGGGGCTGGCGGCTTTCCCGTCTGGCTTGGCGTTAGACTTGCAGGCCATCTTTGGTAGTCCCTGTAcaaagagaaaaatatatatttgtaagtatataaatataatttgaaAATGAATTTTACATTCATCAACTGATGGTTAAACTGCAAATAAAAATGATTGCATTTTGTGAAAACAGaattaatcaataaaaaaataagaattagAATCTGAAAAGTTATTTGATCAATTACCAATATTTGTAATTGTATCTACAAATGCACATATAAATTACATCACTATTACAACTAAGTTCAAGTAATCCTCACAACCCGTCTCTAGCAGAATTACAACCAACAAGTCTGGCCCTCAGACGGGGACGAGCCTGTCCATCGTAAACGCCAACCCGACAAGGACTTTGTCTACCCCCCCGGAACACACTAACTGCCAGTTCATTGACAGAATTGTCTGTCCACTCCTGCTTCCCGGTCatacccggggggggggggggggggcttgtctcTCGACTCAATAACACTTATCAGGGTCAAattggggacagagagagagagctgcagaGGGGGGTCACGTAGGGGAGAAAGGGGAGTGGGTTGGAGGGTGAGTAGATGACACAGCCGCACAGGGAAAGGGGACAgacgacacagacagacacacacacacacaaacacacacacagactgacacacacacactggcagaaGGGGAGGAGCGAGCGGATGATGGATTGAGTCAGGCGAGGGAACAAGACAAAGAAATCAAAAGAGCAATTTAGGCTGCGCTCTCTGCCGTGCAATAACACGCTAGTTACGGTGGGGGAACAATGTTGGGGATGGTAGCCTTGGTGAATGCCAATAGCATCTTAGGTTAGCCGTCCCCATTCGTTTAGAATGACGGTGCTAGGGAAAGTAAACATCCGTCTGGAGAGAAACTCAATCGATTTGAGTTTCTGCgcccaagaaaaaaaaacatgagggggagCGGGGGAACATTTTGCAAACATGTGGAATCCCTAAGTAATAGAAAATCCCCTTACTTTCTGTTTTTGCCAAAGAGTTCAAAGAGACCTCTTGTGCAATCCCCTCAGTCTGGGAAAGCTTTATGAAAGCACAACAACTATTTGAACCTCCaaacccctttttttttgtgcgGTCTTGCCCCCAGCTTACCTTTTTGGCCTGATTATTCCCGTTGGTCGGGGAGGGCGACGGGGCACTAGAGCTCGCAGGAGGAACTGCAGAGGGGGGTGACGTGGCAGCGACAGCACCGGAGGCCGGGCCCGGAGGCGACGGGTTGGGCCTGCTGTTGAGGCACTGGGGGCTgggctcccgctctctctctctgctgtgcagcggaggaggcggcggcggaggaggaggaggaggaagaggaggaggtggaggaggaggagggggactggGCGCGACGTGTGCGTTGGCCGGGGGACCCTCGGGCGCTGCCCCGGTGCGGCCCCCCCGGCCACTTCCGGAGCCGCCGTTGCTACGCGGCGTGGTGTGCCGGACGGTGGCCCGGAAGGCGGGCCGGCACTCGTAGCTCTCCAGGATCTTGGGGGGCTTCTTCATGCGCTTCGCCTGCAGGCCGATCTTGAGCTTCACGTTGCCCTCGGAGAGGCTGCTCTCCTTAATGGAGAAGTGAGAC contains:
- the ash1l gene encoding histone-lysine N-methyltransferase ASH1L isoform X2, which translates into the protein MDQKIQGGTATPPPLPTALPAGERDKDGGGGKKDEEEEKKKREREKECTPLDSSSAAGGVGGDGAGGVAPGAPGGGGGGGVDQSHFSIKESSLSEGNVKLKIGLQAKRMKKPPKILESYECRPAFRATVRHTTPRSNGGSGSGRGGRTGAAPEGPPANAHVAPSPPPPPPPPPLPPPPPPPPPPPLHSREREREPSPQCLNSRPNPSPPGPASGAVAATSPPSAVPPASSSAPSPSPTNGNNQAKKGLPKMACKSNAKPDGKAASPMPERPLNLHRSSSDSKTHHPSHSGKRAPTPQTSPLTSLSSAPSMTTPASKEASFQGVKPAQYTYSTENQRDKDRGLPCWGAPTVTEKLAQLIATCPPSKTPKPTKPTKIAPSPALPTSGFMAPTAKQRDRAMANRNTYSRVVHLAPPPPVSRPPGRPYGSRNKDSLGEGKSSASAPPRKEDADGNGRSSGGGGGGGSSSGSSSSGNSSSSSRSSSPAPSHGHGRLGHSKHEAAGGNPAKPPPSRLSHCSPHSAPSPSRLASSSSSPRAAASSPEERTGDASGQHSGPGAAPGHHPRDSPARQEESGHREREQHDRPDRPRDLAKCPPLLGTGRAEGKERCSGGQSLRADRGCSPGRDAGRTLPAELTRHRGAPHPESDERDGSPLPLRHDSRDSSPDSPAEQDSKPLKKRRGRKPRWTRIINKAREGQDGPVPLSMSMDTPPPVKRPVGRPPNPNKIRPTPPPQNPMSHLFPPQPRKRGRPKSKMPRLDAPLRGRPPNKLAPSKVYSSLLKSKEEQDPPVLHPEVDLNPPKPMPRKRGRPKRLPPTLPPEGQPPTLAPEAGDGGEKLFHTKGNGQLIMRTIIGKINKMKSVKRKRILSQILLGPGPEETSRGPGSMAAGSAVAAKQSLTSLAASFGGKLAPQINVSKKGTIYMGKRRGRKPKLSGGSKDSSPPSESPSITSPLHHHHHHHHHQSQQHHQLSSSEVFPSPSLSQSSGGHSPASDGGGFVEPGSVHFAAHPHYQTHHAHHHGHHSFPFAPPTFSAPNPRIHGSSAAAALAAAQKKSLCRGFHQQQQQQQQHHHHAHFRQHYNYHKLSPPRPLHPTSPAPLSELKEATPSPVSESHSEETVPSDSGIGTDNNSTSDRGEKAGCLVGVAPGLTAGLGGGAGLLMPGVMSSAMAPGGLGLSARGRRRHSSAVMLEHPSPTPSPLGARSPPDPRRPHPAAPVSASSLLGHKEKHKHKCKRRSHGCPGYDKLKRQKRKRKKKYLHLRSRRQDPDFLAELDEIVVRLSEIRIAHRGAGHRPGAGMGPHAGAGRAPGAVGARAPGGLGGSGGPPPHHYLSRDLLPTIFRINFSGYYSPHPAYNCDPLHYVRKPDMKKKRGRPPKLREAMSDVPYVPGLGFPLPSGGFYHPSYGMPYSSGPLGLGYYRGYPPASALYPHPHHQSSHAGPSHHSHHSPSFPPPPPPASYMHHHHPPHLLLNPSKFHKKKHKLLRQELHGGGRPPVLYPPMSSELSFNWHHKHKHRHKHRERAGQDGGDAAAARGPAAARAGAGLPEGGASGRAELRAGGAAGLAEPLQRCRFGRESGAVAAAAAGGGGKQTVAAAAASANSPSSTSSASSSADKYKRKESTASCLGPSRLALGGGAGVPRGQPRAPDSWFRVGGGEADYGKLSRNQAASAASGRGPFSDGRPEDPAGCSDSEDEEEDEDDEDDEPLTPTEEADAGGPDPPGHTNLFASALTRNTLKAAGRSRRPEAGAPEGPGFALLERPQRKDRSTSAERRETGSSAGQTHQPPLFHPHATTAAASTRLSPCRDYCMDPPQSHTAHHHHHHHNHGQPHPAGNTPKHSLHHVNKILRAKKLQRQARTGNNVVKKRGPGRPRKYPLPSPPPSPPSPPTPPPPPPTPLTEATQSRQRAGERDRVGGGPLARGWEGDTVTDAIEVVVQGQRRKGPKRKHWEGDGDEDEDEEEEEEEEGEGEGEEEGEEDVEGEEGEGEEDGEAVEAGEGSAGRVENVGGLVARPAPGGGRGWITPEDLHLFRGSLESKPDGNCSPERPGTVSREKAPPMPITSQREKRPARPPKKKFQKAGLYSDVYKSDDPRSQLLQLKKEKLEYIPGEHEHGLFPAPIHVGKYLRQKRIDFQLPYDILWLWKHDQLYKRPDVPLYKKIRSNVYVDVKPLSGYEVTTCNCRSPDDPTEKACLDDCLNRMSFAECSPSICPCREQCDNQHIQRHEWVQCLERFRAEGKGWGIRTKEALRSGQFIIEYLGEVVSEHEFRSRMMEQYFAHSGQYCLNLDSGMVIDSYRMGNEARFINHSCEPNCEMQKWSVNGVYRIGLFALKDMGTGTELTYDYNFHSFNTEEQQACECGSESCRGIIGGKSQRINGLPGKAGGTRRLGRLKEKRKSKHQLKKREEESGDSSKLYPHLMKPMSNRERNFVLKHRVFLLRNWEKMREKQELLKREGERDRDASSLSIYARWGGVIRDDGNIKSDVFLTQFSALQTSRSVRTRRLAAAEENTEVTRTARLAHIFKEICDMITSYKDSSGQTLAAPLVNLPSRKRNSQYYEKVSEPLDLSTIEKQILTGHYKTVEAFDADMLKVFRNAERYYGRKSSLGRDVNRLRKAYYSARHEAAVQIDEIVGETASEADSSDSLERDHAHHGGSHDKDDDVIRCICGMYKDEGLMIQCETCMVWQHFDCMRLETEVEHYSCEQCEPRPLDREVPMLPQPSYAQSGSMYFICLLRDELLLHQGDCVYLMRDSRRTTEGQPIRQSYRLLTHVNRDNLDIFRIEKLWKNEKGERFAFGHHYFRPHETHHSPSRRFYQNELFRMPLYEIIPLEAVVGNCCVLDLYTYCKGRPKGVKEQDVYICDYRLDKSAHLFYKIHRNRYPVCTKPYAFNHFPKRLAPKRDFSPHYVPDSYKRNGGRAAWKSERDKGAPGGDDDSGSPCDRGSDDFPPEATEDERGEGGGAEEEADPTAGDPTAPSGKPPRAEPRGGEAGANGEEEDEEEDEEEEDEEMREAAGRGKPEEEVLAERVGEMVEVPSSSASSPLHHHHHVLLHHHHHVGLGRREAQRDRLNKILLDLLQRTPSKNAIDVTYLLEEGAGRRLRRRTLGFGDFVCRK